Proteins encoded together in one Bradyrhizobium sp. CB82 window:
- a CDS encoding sensor histidine kinase: MARRQPSLKTRFLLGLLVPVSCLAIAVAVGGSLVISHVVEVTHDRLLQGSLLTIAERLAVEDGEVTVDLPRVALGMLETQSDDSIFYKVSVDGQTVTGYNDLPMPKSAALEPEQPMFWDDNYRGNAVRIAAVSRHVYGIAKPVLVAVAETKHARDQLWREMIRELALAEIVLLAVIALLTWIAVERGLGPLAQLKRQIDRRGISGSKDFQPLDLHMVPKEALAPAQAINELLDRVNFATQILRQFTADASHQMRTPLAALRTHLDLLKRRLIGSSEMAEMVMEVDTQVVRLDRMISQLLTLARADEDAFVRSPAERISLVMKAKQALALRAQAAAARNIELQLEVEQEEMFVEASELLVDEILGNVIDNAIRYGAAGGVVIARLSRNGENGLVDIEDDGPGIPPAERQKVFERFYRIARPDAPDGSGLGLSIVRVLLDRMGGSIELGEGKRRSGLRVTMKFRLTSRCDGQDPISLPWQPRQVVDR, encoded by the coding sequence ATGGCGAGACGTCAGCCGTCCCTCAAAACCCGGTTTCTCCTCGGCCTTCTGGTTCCTGTTTCATGCCTTGCGATCGCTGTGGCGGTAGGCGGCAGCCTCGTCATCTCTCACGTGGTGGAGGTCACGCATGATCGGTTGCTGCAAGGCTCGCTGCTGACGATCGCCGAGCGTCTGGCCGTGGAGGACGGAGAGGTTACTGTCGATCTGCCGCGAGTGGCGCTGGGTATGCTCGAGACGCAGTCTGACGACAGTATTTTTTACAAGGTGAGCGTGGATGGCCAGACGGTCACCGGATACAACGACCTGCCTATGCCCAAGAGTGCGGCACTTGAGCCGGAACAGCCGATGTTCTGGGATGATAACTATCGCGGCAATGCCGTCCGCATAGCTGCCGTATCACGACATGTATATGGGATCGCTAAACCTGTCTTGGTTGCCGTAGCAGAGACTAAACACGCGCGAGACCAGCTCTGGCGCGAAATGATCCGCGAGCTTGCCTTGGCCGAGATAGTGCTCCTCGCCGTCATCGCCCTGCTCACATGGATCGCGGTCGAACGCGGGCTCGGGCCGCTTGCCCAATTGAAGCGGCAGATCGATCGCCGTGGAATCAGCGGCTCAAAAGACTTCCAGCCGCTCGATCTGCACATGGTGCCGAAGGAGGCGCTTGCGCCCGCGCAGGCGATCAATGAACTGCTTGATCGCGTGAACTTCGCGACCCAGATCTTGCGCCAGTTTACCGCCGATGCGTCGCACCAGATGCGAACCCCGCTTGCTGCGCTAAGGACTCATCTGGATCTCCTTAAGCGTCGCTTGATTGGTTCGAGCGAGATGGCCGAGATGGTCATGGAGGTGGACACTCAGGTCGTCCGGCTGGATCGGATGATCTCGCAACTGTTGACGCTCGCCCGTGCCGACGAGGACGCATTTGTCAGATCGCCTGCAGAGAGAATTTCGCTCGTGATGAAGGCGAAACAAGCCCTTGCGCTGCGGGCGCAAGCTGCGGCGGCTCGCAACATCGAGCTGCAGCTGGAGGTGGAGCAGGAAGAGATGTTCGTCGAAGCCAGCGAGCTTCTGGTCGACGAAATTTTGGGTAACGTGATCGACAATGCGATCCGGTACGGAGCTGCCGGCGGGGTAGTGATCGCGAGACTGTCCAGGAACGGCGAGAATGGCCTTGTGGACATCGAAGACGACGGCCCCGGAATCCCGCCGGCCGAGCGGCAGAAGGTATTCGAGCGGTTCTACAGAATCGCCCGCCCGGATGCGCCCGACGGAAGTGGCTTGGGGCTCTCCATCGTTCGCGTGTTGCTCGACCGGATGGGCGGCTCGATCGAGCTCGGCGAGGGCAAGCGCCGTAGCGGCCTCCGTGTCACGATGAAATTCCGCCTCACATCACGTTGCGATGGCCAAGACCCAATCTCGTTGCCTTGGCAGCCGCGACAGGTTGTTGACAGGTAA